In Deltaproteobacteria bacterium, the following proteins share a genomic window:
- a CDS encoding ATP-binding protein, protein MDILKTRYLENYMLLDLNDEKMVFVGGPRQVGKTTLAVELLAKKLQPAGYLNWDNREDRRKISSSLWPGDAKLLILDELHKYKKWKNFIKGEYDKLKHVYKFILTGSARMDTFRRGGDSLQGRYHYYRLHPFSLAELNGFCASVIPFEELSFENLPQAYGIDLLEKFGGFPEPLFKAEERFIRRWHNEKIERMFREDIQEMAIVNDLASMKLLSDLLPSRVGSLLSTNALREDLEVSFKAAKRWLDLLESFYYCFRIYPYSTNALRVLKKEPKLYLWDWSEVADESARFENLIASHLLKLTHYLYDCEGYRAELQFLRDLDKREVDFLVTNDKKPWFAVEVKLQDCNPSKTLIRFKTKLEIPWCFQVVRRSGIDILANGIRIISADKFLTGLC, encoded by the coding sequence ATGGATATCCTGAAGACACGCTATTTAGAAAACTATATGCTTTTAGATCTTAATGATGAAAAGATGGTTTTTGTCGGCGGGCCCCGTCAGGTTGGGAAGACGACTCTTGCAGTAGAGTTACTTGCTAAAAAGTTGCAACCTGCAGGCTATTTAAATTGGGATAATCGTGAAGATCGAAGAAAAATTTCTTCTTCACTCTGGCCGGGCGATGCAAAGCTACTGATTCTTGATGAGCTGCATAAATATAAAAAGTGGAAGAATTTTATTAAGGGTGAATATGACAAGCTTAAGCATGTGTACAAGTTCATCCTGACTGGCAGTGCCCGTATGGATACCTTTCGCCGAGGTGGGGATTCTTTGCAGGGGCGATATCATTATTACCGATTACATCCGTTTTCACTTGCAGAGCTGAATGGCTTTTGTGCATCGGTCATACCCTTTGAGGAGCTGTCGTTTGAAAATCTGCCACAGGCATACGGCATTGATCTGCTTGAAAAATTCGGTGGTTTTCCTGAACCGCTTTTCAAGGCAGAAGAGCGGTTTATCCGAAGATGGCACAATGAAAAGATTGAGCGTATGTTCAGAGAAGACATACAGGAGATGGCGATTGTTAACGATCTGGCCAGTATGAAATTACTTTCGGACTTGCTTCCATCACGAGTCGGATCGCTTCTGTCTACCAATGCCCTTCGTGAAGATCTTGAAGTATCGTTCAAGGCTGCCAAACGATGGCTCGATCTGCTTGAATCGTTTTATTATTGTTTCCGTATCTACCCATATTCTACCAATGCCCTTCGTGTACTTAAAAAAGAGCCTAAGTTGTACCTTTGGGACTGGTCAGAAGTTGCCGATGAAAGTGCCCGGTTTGAAAATCTTATCGCATCACATCTATTGAAACTAACTCATTACCTTTACGACTGCGAAGGGTATCGGGCAGAACTTCAGTTTTTGAGAGACCTCGATAAACGGGAAGTAGATTTCCTTGTGACCAATGACAAAAAACCGTGGTTTGCTGTTGAAGTCAAACTCCAGGACTGCAATCCATCAAAGACACTCATCCGTTTTAAAACCAAGTTAGAAATTCCCTGGTGTTTTCAGGTTGTCAGGCGATCTGGAATCGATATTCTGGCAAATGGAATACGGATAATTTCCGCAGACAAATTTTTAACGGGATTATGCTGA